Proteins found in one Ptychodera flava strain L36383 chromosome 3, AS_Pfla_20210202, whole genome shotgun sequence genomic segment:
- the LOC139126933 gene encoding uncharacterized protein isoform X2, whose product MSIDYSSAAITVAGVSITYGITYPWLLKAINNYIERLWTGRFLANLVLLQSKQNEDKLLLDCVEYENVEARIVYWTEYGYHRSDDDTVPFTSDIDVIQGQRINFNIDKAFEIFTTCEYNIMFCFPKRRNHCELTIKRHPSVPETDLQGGSIIFTYNKAEKKILNFVLSWNKGSTSNLKKDQKTQATMTVAPGEDIGGPEDTDNRKGSTMV is encoded by the exons ATGAGCATAGA TTACTCTTCTGCGGCCATTACAGTTGCAGGCGTGAGCATAACTTATGGGATCACATACCCATGGCTACTTAAAGCTATTAACAATTATATAGAGAGATTATGGACCGGAAGATTTCTTGCCAACTTAGTGTTATTACAAAGCAAGCAGAACGAAGACAAGTTACTATTGGATTGTGTTGAATATGAAAATGTCGAGGCAAGAATAGTTTATTGGACAGAATACGGATACCACAGATCTGATGACGATACTGTCCCATTTACCAGTGATATAGACGTGATACAAGGACAGCGGATCAATTTTAACATTGATAAGGCATTTGAGATTTTCACCACTTGTGAATATAATATTATGTTCTGCTTTCCTAAACGGCGGAACCACTGCGAATTGACAATAAAACGTCATCCTAGTGTACCAGAGACAGATTTGCAAGGAGGATCAATAATATTTACTTACAATAAAGCCGAGAAGAAGATTCTTAACTTTGTATTATCATGG AACAAGGGAAGCACTAGTAACTTAAAGAAAGACCAGAAAACTCAGGCCACTATGACAGTCGCACCAG
- the LOC139126933 gene encoding uncharacterized protein isoform X1, whose product MARAAFGHLVYDGVPALSPTIYLREHNGTSVHFRKGVTITLPVLNQLGKARPDDKLLTTYLFEDSRSDNNWRDITNDVQLYVHRGSVSFKTDHFSGYSSAAITVAGVSITYGITYPWLLKAINNYIERLWTGRFLANLVLLQSKQNEDKLLLDCVEYENVEARIVYWTEYGYHRSDDDTVPFTSDIDVIQGQRINFNIDKAFEIFTTCEYNIMFCFPKRRNHCELTIKRHPSVPETDLQGGSIIFTYNKAEKKILNFVLSWNKGSTSNLKKDQKTQATMTVAPGEDIGGPEDTDNRKGSTMV is encoded by the exons ATGGCTCGGGCGGCTTTCGGTCATCTTGTATATGATGGTGTACCTGCACTCAGTCCAACCATATACTTACGAGAACATAATGGAACAAGTGTTCACTTTCGAAAGGGCGTTACAATAACATTGCCCGTATTAAATCAACTTGGCAAGGCTAGGCCAGATGACAAACTTCTAACAACATATCTTTTTGAAGACTCCCGGAGTGACAACAATTGGCGTGATATCACGAATGATGTTCAACTGTATGTTCACAGGGGATCTGTTTCCTTCAAAACTGATCACTTTTCCGG TTACTCTTCTGCGGCCATTACAGTTGCAGGCGTGAGCATAACTTATGGGATCACATACCCATGGCTACTTAAAGCTATTAACAATTATATAGAGAGATTATGGACCGGAAGATTTCTTGCCAACTTAGTGTTATTACAAAGCAAGCAGAACGAAGACAAGTTACTATTGGATTGTGTTGAATATGAAAATGTCGAGGCAAGAATAGTTTATTGGACAGAATACGGATACCACAGATCTGATGACGATACTGTCCCATTTACCAGTGATATAGACGTGATACAAGGACAGCGGATCAATTTTAACATTGATAAGGCATTTGAGATTTTCACCACTTGTGAATATAATATTATGTTCTGCTTTCCTAAACGGCGGAACCACTGCGAATTGACAATAAAACGTCATCCTAGTGTACCAGAGACAGATTTGCAAGGAGGATCAATAATATTTACTTACAATAAAGCCGAGAAGAAGATTCTTAACTTTGTATTATCATGG AACAAGGGAAGCACTAGTAACTTAAAGAAAGACCAGAAAACTCAGGCCACTATGACAGTCGCACCAG